Proteins encoded in a region of the Flavobacteriaceae bacterium HL-DH10 genome:
- the hisG gene encoding ATP phosphoribosyltransferase gives MSKLRIAVQKSGRLNEDSMGILKDIGISIDNGKDQLKASARNFPVEVFYLRNGDIPQYLKDGVVDAAIIGENVLIEKGEGINIVEKLGFSTCRVCIAVPKSAKYSSIQDLEGKRIATSYPNTVQMYLDKNNVKANLHIINGSVEIAPNIGLADAIVDIVSSGSTLFKNNLKEVDTILKSEAVLAVSPVLSEEKQAILDKIQFRMQSVLKGRQSKYILLNAPNDRVQDIIDVLPGMKSPTVLPLAEAGWSSVHSVISKNEFWDVIEALKENGAQGILVCPIEKMVL, from the coding sequence ATGAGTAAATTAAGAATTGCAGTGCAGAAATCGGGTCGATTAAATGAAGATTCGATGGGAATTTTAAAAGATATCGGAATTTCGATTGATAACGGTAAAGACCAATTAAAAGCCTCTGCTAGGAATTTTCCTGTAGAAGTATTCTATTTAAGAAATGGTGATATTCCACAATACCTAAAAGATGGTGTGGTTGATGCAGCCATTATTGGAGAGAATGTTTTAATCGAGAAAGGCGAAGGTATTAATATTGTTGAAAAATTAGGCTTTTCAACTTGTAGAGTTTGTATAGCAGTACCAAAGTCTGCTAAATATTCTAGTATTCAAGATTTAGAGGGGAAACGCATAGCAACTTCATATCCAAATACAGTACAAATGTATTTAGATAAAAACAACGTAAAAGCCAATCTACATATTATTAATGGTTCGGTTGAAATTGCTCCAAATATTGGGTTAGCTGATGCTATTGTAGATATTGTTTCTAGCGGAAGTACCTTATTTAAAAACAACTTAAAAGAAGTTGATACTATTTTAAAATCGGAAGCTGTTTTAGCGGTATCTCCTGTTTTAAGTGAAGAAAAGCAAGCTATTTTAGATAAAATTCAATTTAGAATGCAGTCCGTTTTAAAAGGGAGACAATCTAAATATATTTTACTTAATGCACCTAATGATAGAGTTCAAGATATTATAGATGTATTACCAGGAATGAAAAGTCCAACTGTTTTACCATTAGCAGAAGCAGGATGGAGTTCTGTACATTCTGTAATAAGCAAAAATGAGTTTTGGGATGTTATTGAGGCGTTAAAAGAAAATGGTGCTCAAGGAATTTTGGTATGTCCTATTGAGAAAATGGTATTATAA
- the hisD gene encoding histidinol dehydrogenase codes for MQIISNPERGEWATILERPTQTVNDIEAIVTEVFNEVKSNGDAAIKKYTTKFDGVDLESNVVSQEELANSTKLVSLELQKAIKTAKDNIEAFHAAQKTSRVEIETTKGVQCWQEKRPIQKVGLYIPGGTAPLFSTVLMLAIPANIAGCKEIVLCTPPNKKGEIASEILYAANLCGVTKIIKVGGIQAIAGLTFGTETIPQVYKIFGPGNQFVTVAKQLATKYGVAIDMPAGPSELLVVADETANASYMASDLLSQAEHGTDSQVILVSTSKEMLNSVSTEIETQLEVLPRKAIAEQAIANSKLIYVENDALALDMINEYGPEHFIICTKNEDFYVDGILNAGSVFIGDYTPESAGDYASGTNHTLPTNGFTKAYSGVNLDSFLKNMTFQKISKEGLLNIGETIELMAEAEGLQAHKNAVSIRLKDIK; via the coding sequence ATGCAAATAATAAGCAATCCAGAAAGAGGTGAGTGGGCAACTATTTTAGAACGTCCAACACAAACTGTGAATGATATTGAGGCTATTGTTACTGAAGTTTTTAATGAGGTTAAAAGCAATGGTGATGCTGCTATTAAAAAATACACAACAAAGTTTGATGGTGTTGATTTGGAATCAAATGTAGTGTCTCAAGAGGAACTGGCTAATTCAACTAAATTAGTATCGCTAGAACTTCAAAAGGCAATAAAAACTGCAAAGGATAATATTGAAGCATTTCATGCAGCACAAAAAACGTCTCGTGTTGAAATAGAAACAACTAAAGGTGTACAATGTTGGCAAGAAAAACGCCCTATCCAAAAAGTAGGATTGTATATTCCAGGAGGTACAGCGCCTTTATTTTCAACCGTATTAATGTTAGCAATTCCTGCTAATATTGCAGGTTGTAAAGAGATTGTTCTATGTACGCCCCCTAATAAAAAAGGTGAAATAGCTTCAGAAATTCTGTATGCTGCTAATTTATGTGGGGTTACAAAAATTATAAAAGTAGGAGGTATACAAGCTATAGCTGGTTTAACGTTTGGAACAGAAACGATTCCGCAAGTGTATAAAATTTTCGGCCCTGGAAATCAATTTGTAACGGTTGCTAAACAATTAGCTACAAAGTATGGTGTTGCGATTGATATGCCTGCTGGACCAAGTGAATTGTTAGTGGTTGCAGATGAAACAGCAAACGCTTCTTATATGGCATCCGATTTATTAAGTCAAGCAGAACACGGTACCGATAGTCAGGTGATATTAGTATCTACATCAAAAGAAATGTTGAATTCGGTTTCAACCGAAATTGAAACACAATTGGAAGTGCTACCGCGTAAAGCGATTGCAGAACAAGCTATAGCGAACTCGAAATTGATTTACGTAGAAAATGATGCTTTAGCTTTAGATATGATTAATGAATACGGTCCAGAGCATTTTATAATTTGTACAAAAAACGAAGATTTTTATGTAGATGGCATTCTCAATGCTGGATCTGTGTTTATAGGCGATTATACGCCTGAAAGTGCAGGAGATTATGCATCAGGAACCAATCACACATTACCAACAAATGGTTTTACAAAAGCATATTCTGGAGTAAATTTAGATAGCTTTTTAAAGAATATGACCTTTCAAAAAATATCTAAAGAAGGACTTTTAAATATAGGAGAAACCATAGAGTTAATGGCAGAAGCAGAGGGCTTACAAGCGCACAAAAATGCCGTATCAATACGATTAAAAGATATAAAATAA
- the hisC gene encoding histidinol-phosphate transaminase: MNIIHKIIMKATFDINNIIRPTIKALKPYSSARDEFQGVTDDMVFLDANENPFENGVNRYPDPQQGKLKTILSEIKGVSTKNILLGNGSDEVLDLVFRAFCEPNVDNIITLPPTYGMYNVLANINAIGIKEVLLTEDFQPQVEKILNEADAQSKILFLCSPNNPTGNSFNASEMEVLLNKFQGLVVIDEAYIDFSKEKSWIHRLEEFPNLIVTQTLSKAYAMAGIRLGICYASAEIITVLNTIKPPYNVNELTQIKAVEQLNIKDLAKNQIADILEEREVLVSELNGIYFVSKIYPSDANFVLAKVDDATKRYNQLIKKGIVIRNRTTQPGCENCLRFTVGTTAENKILIKALKDL, translated from the coding sequence ATGAATATTATTCATAAGATTATTATGAAAGCAACATTTGATATAAATAATATAATTAGACCAACCATAAAAGCATTGAAGCCCTATTCATCTGCGCGCGATGAATTTCAGGGTGTTACGGATGATATGGTGTTTTTAGACGCTAATGAAAATCCGTTTGAAAATGGTGTAAATAGATATCCAGATCCACAACAAGGAAAATTGAAGACTATTTTATCAGAAATAAAAGGCGTATCAACTAAAAATATCCTTTTAGGAAATGGAAGTGATGAAGTTTTAGATTTAGTTTTTAGAGCTTTTTGCGAACCTAATGTGGATAACATCATCACTTTGCCACCTACTTACGGCATGTATAATGTATTAGCTAATATTAATGCTATTGGTATAAAAGAGGTTTTATTAACTGAAGATTTTCAACCACAAGTTGAAAAAATTCTAAATGAGGCAGATGCTCAAAGTAAAATCTTGTTTTTATGTTCGCCTAATAATCCAACAGGAAATAGTTTTAATGCATCCGAAATGGAGGTGTTATTAAATAAATTTCAAGGTCTTGTTGTGATTGATGAAGCTTATATCGATTTTTCGAAAGAAAAAAGTTGGATTCATAGATTGGAAGAGTTTCCTAATTTAATTGTTACACAAACACTTTCTAAAGCGTATGCTATGGCGGGAATTCGTTTAGGTATTTGTTATGCTTCTGCAGAAATTATAACGGTTTTAAACACGATTAAACCGCCCTACAACGTTAATGAATTAACTCAGATAAAGGCTGTTGAACAATTAAATATCAAAGATTTAGCTAAAAATCAAATTGCAGATATTTTGGAGGAGAGAGAGGTCTTGGTTTCAGAATTAAATGGTATTTATTTTGTTTCAAAAATATATCCATCGGATGCTAATTTTGTGCTCGCTAAAGTTGATGATGCTACAAAAAGATATAATCAATTAATTAAAAAAGGAATTGTAATAAGAAATAGAACGACACAACCGGGGTGTGAAAATTGCCTGCGTTTTACTGTTGGAACAACTGCTGAAAATAAAATATTAATTAAGGCATTAAAAGATTTGTAA
- the hisB gene encoding bifunctional histidinol-phosphatase/imidazoleglycerol-phosphate dehydratase HisB, with protein sequence MKKVLFIDRDGTLVLEPPVDYQLDSLEKLEFYPKVFQYMAKIASELDYELVMVTNQDGLGTDSFPEDTFWPAQNKVIDAFANEGVVFSDIHIDKTFPHENAVTRKPRTGLLTKYFSEDYDLSNSFVLGDRITDMELAKNLGAKGIYLSENPELGANEIETAKQEILDCIALTSTDWASIYEFLKLENRVEEITRNTNETKIYIKLNLDGSGKNNIDTGLSFFDHMLDQIGRHGAMDLTVKVDGDLNVDEHHTIEDTMIALGELFNKALGNKLGIERYGFCLPMDDCLAQVAVDFGGRNWLEWDAEFKREKIGDMPTEMFYHLFKSFTDGAKCNLNVKAEGVNEHHKIEGIFKAFAKAMKMAVKRDSNKMFLPSTKGML encoded by the coding sequence ATGAAAAAAGTATTATTCATAGATAGAGATGGAACGCTCGTTTTAGAGCCGCCAGTAGATTATCAATTAGATAGTTTAGAAAAATTAGAGTTCTACCCTAAAGTATTTCAATACATGGCTAAAATAGCTAGTGAGTTGGATTACGAATTGGTAATGGTTACGAATCAAGACGGTTTAGGAACCGATTCTTTCCCAGAAGACACCTTTTGGCCGGCACAAAATAAAGTTATTGATGCTTTTGCAAACGAAGGAGTCGTGTTTTCAGATATACACATCGATAAAACGTTTCCACATGAAAATGCAGTAACACGTAAACCAAGAACGGGTTTGTTAACTAAGTATTTTTCTGAAGATTATGATTTATCCAATTCTTTCGTATTAGGAGATAGAATTACTGATATGGAATTAGCAAAAAATTTAGGAGCAAAAGGTATTTATTTATCTGAAAATCCTGAATTAGGAGCTAATGAAATAGAAACAGCTAAGCAAGAGATTTTAGATTGTATAGCGCTAACAAGTACAGATTGGGCGTCCATTTATGAGTTTTTAAAACTAGAAAATCGGGTTGAAGAAATTACACGTAATACCAATGAAACTAAGATATATATTAAATTAAACTTAGACGGATCAGGTAAGAACAATATCGATACAGGATTGTCTTTTTTCGATCATATGTTAGATCAAATTGGTCGTCATGGTGCAATGGATTTAACTGTTAAGGTTGATGGCGATTTAAATGTGGATGAGCACCATACTATTGAAGATACTATGATTGCTTTGGGCGAATTGTTTAATAAAGCACTAGGGAATAAGTTAGGCATAGAGCGCTATGGTTTTTGTTTACCTATGGATGATTGCTTAGCACAAGTGGCTGTCGATTTTGGTGGTAGAAATTGGTTAGAATGGGATGCTGAATTTAAACGTGAGAAAATAGGAGATATGCCAACAGAAATGTTTTATCACTTATTTAAATCGTTTACCGACGGCGCTAAATGTAATTTAAATGTTAAAGCCGAAGGTGTAAATGAGCATCATAAAATAGAAGGCATTTTTAAAGCTTTTGCAAAAGCTATGAAAATGGCTGTAAAAAGAGATTCAAATAAGATGTTTTTGCCAAGTACCAAAGGCATGTTATAA
- the hisH gene encoding imidazole glycerol phosphate synthase subunit HisH, whose product MNESSSPLGKLDGAKTVVIINYGAGNIKSIQFAFKRLGVDAILSNNPDEIVAADKIIFPGVGEASSAMKMLQESGLDTLIPTLKQPVLGICLGMQLLCKSTEEGNTKGLGVFQTDVKRFSNHVKVPQMGWNVIKDLKSDLFKGIKENEYMYLVHSYYAEHCKETIATTDYEINYASALQHNNFYGVQFHPEKSSLAGEQILKNFLEL is encoded by the coding sequence ATGAATGAGAGTTCTTCCCCTTTGGGGAAGCTAGATGGGGCTAAAACTGTAGTTATAATAAATTACGGAGCAGGAAATATAAAAAGCATACAGTTTGCTTTTAAACGTTTGGGAGTTGATGCTATTTTATCAAACAATCCAGATGAAATTGTTGCAGCCGATAAAATTATTTTCCCAGGGGTTGGAGAGGCGAGTAGTGCCATGAAAATGTTGCAGGAAAGTGGTTTAGATACCTTGATTCCAACGTTAAAACAACCTGTTTTAGGTATTTGTTTAGGCATGCAATTATTGTGTAAATCTACTGAGGAAGGAAACACAAAAGGTTTAGGTGTTTTTCAAACGGATGTAAAACGATTTTCAAATCATGTAAAAGTACCGCAAATGGGGTGGAACGTTATAAAGGATTTAAAATCAGATTTATTCAAGGGCATTAAAGAAAATGAATATATGTATTTAGTACATAGTTATTATGCCGAACATTGCAAAGAAACGATTGCAACGACTGATTATGAAATAAATTATGCTTCTGCTTTGCAACATAATAATTTTTATGGCGTCCAATTTCATCCAGAAAAGAGTAGTTTAGCAGGAGAACAAATTTTGAAGAATTTTTTAGAATTATAA
- the hisA gene encoding 1-(5-phosphoribosyl)-5-[(5-phosphoribosylamino)methylideneamino]imidazole-4-carboxamide isomerase has protein sequence MRIIPAIDIIDGKCVRLTKGDYNTKKVYNENPLEVAKMFENSGIEYLHLVDLDGAKAQHIVNYKVLEQISSKTNLKIDFGGGLKTNEDLHIAFNSGAKQITGGSIAVKDPNTFEGWISKYGAEKIILGADSDHGKIAIAGWMEQSQEDVIPFIKAYQKKRIKYVICTDISKDGMLEGPSVELYKQIISECSNSSNAQSVSLIASGGISHIDELPVLKEIGCEGVIIGKAIYENRISLKQLEKYV, from the coding sequence ATGAGAATTATACCAGCCATAGATATTATAGACGGTAAGTGTGTCCGATTAACTAAAGGAGATTATAACACTAAAAAAGTCTATAATGAAAACCCACTTGAGGTTGCAAAAATGTTTGAAAATTCAGGAATTGAATATTTGCATTTAGTGGATTTAGACGGCGCTAAAGCGCAGCATATAGTAAACTATAAAGTTTTAGAACAAATTTCATCAAAAACAAATCTTAAAATTGATTTTGGTGGCGGTTTAAAAACAAACGAAGATTTGCATATCGCCTTTAATTCTGGTGCAAAACAAATTACAGGTGGTAGTATTGCTGTTAAAGACCCAAATACTTTTGAAGGTTGGATTTCTAAGTATGGTGCCGAAAAAATTATTTTAGGAGCCGATAGTGATCATGGAAAAATAGCGATTGCTGGTTGGATGGAACAAAGTCAAGAAGATGTTATTCCGTTTATAAAGGCCTACCAGAAAAAACGAATTAAATATGTTATTTGTACCGATATTTCTAAAGATGGTATGCTTGAAGGACCTTCGGTAGAGCTTTACAAACAGATTATTTCAGAATGTTCTAATAGTAGTAATGCGCAGTCAGTGAGTTTAATAGCTTCTGGTGGAATTTCACATATTGATGAATTACCAGTTTTAAAAGAAATTGGCTGTGAAGGTGTAATCATCGGGAAAGCTATCTATGAAAACAGAATAAGTTTAAAGCAACTAGAAAAATATGTTTAA
- the hisF gene encoding imidazole glycerol phosphate synthase subunit HisF has translation MLTKRIIPCLDIKNGRTVKGVNFVDLRDAGDPVELAKQYADFGADELVFLDISATLEGRATTLDMVLHVAEQVNIPFTVGGGISSVEDVDALLQCGADKVSINSSAVKRPELVNELSNKFGSQCVVVAIDAKQVDGSWKVHLAGGSIPTDIDLFEWAKEVESRGAGEILFTSMNHDGTKNGFANEALAKLSEELNIPIIASGGAGNVQHFIDTFKEGKADAALAASVFHFGEIPIPDLKKALKENNIEVRL, from the coding sequence ATGTTAACAAAACGAATCATTCCTTGTTTAGATATAAAAAACGGTCGTACCGTAAAAGGTGTCAATTTTGTCGATTTACGTGATGCTGGCGATCCGGTAGAACTAGCAAAGCAGTATGCCGATTTTGGGGCAGATGAACTCGTGTTTTTAGATATTTCTGCCACATTAGAAGGACGTGCAACAACCTTAGATATGGTTTTGCATGTCGCAGAGCAAGTAAATATTCCGTTTACAGTAGGAGGTGGTATTTCATCAGTTGAAGATGTTGATGCATTATTGCAATGTGGTGCCGATAAGGTATCTATTAATTCTTCAGCAGTAAAAAGACCTGAATTGGTTAATGAATTATCAAACAAATTTGGAAGTCAATGTGTTGTGGTTGCTATTGATGCAAAGCAAGTTGATGGGAGTTGGAAAGTGCATCTTGCAGGTGGAAGTATACCAACAGATATTGATCTGTTTGAATGGGCTAAAGAAGTTGAAAGCAGAGGAGCAGGAGAAATTTTATTTACTTCTATGAATCATGATGGTACCAAAAATGGATTTGCAAACGAAGCTTTAGCGAAACTATCAGAGGAATTAAATATTCCTATAATAGCCTCTGGAGGCGCAGGAAATGTTCAACATTTTATTGATACGTTTAAAGAAGGAAAGGCCGATGCTGCATTAGCTGCTAGTGTATTTCATTTTGGCGAAATACCAATTCCAGATCTTAAAAAAGCATTAAAAGAAAACAATATAGAAGTACGATTATAG
- the hisIE gene encoding bifunctional phosphoribosyl-AMP cyclohydrolase/phosphoribosyl-ATP diphosphatase HisIE yields the protein MEIKYDSNGLVPAIIQDATTKNVLMLGYMNEDAYQKTIDTKQVTFFSRSKKRLWTKGEESGNFLNLVDIKNDCDNDSLLIQVNPVGPTCHKGTDNCWGEENKSNYGFFSTLENVITERVANKDTQKSYVASLFAKGINKVAQKVGEEAVETVIEAMDNNDELFLYESADLLFHYLMLLQAKGFTLKDIEKELIGRHK from the coding sequence ATGGAAATAAAATACGATTCAAACGGACTTGTACCAGCAATTATTCAAGATGCCACAACAAAAAACGTGTTGATGTTGGGGTATATGAATGAAGATGCATATCAAAAAACAATAGATACTAAACAGGTTACTTTTTTTAGTAGAAGTAAAAAACGTTTATGGACAAAAGGAGAAGAAAGTGGTAACTTTTTAAACCTTGTTGATATCAAAAATGATTGCGATAACGATTCACTACTTATTCAAGTAAATCCAGTTGGTCCGACTTGTCATAAAGGAACTGATAATTGTTGGGGTGAAGAAAATAAATCAAATTACGGTTTTTTTTCAACTCTAGAAAATGTTATTACAGAGCGTGTTGCAAATAAAGACACTCAAAAATCTTATGTAGCCAGTTTGTTTGCGAAAGGTATTAATAAAGTCGCTCAAAAAGTAGGTGAGGAGGCTGTTGAAACTGTTATTGAAGCTATGGATAATAATGATGAGTTGTTTCTTTACGAGTCGGCAGATTTATTATTTCACTATCTAATGCTTCTACAAGCTAAAGGATTCACTTTAAAGGATATTGAAAAGGAATTAATAGGAAGGCATAAATAA